One region of Astyanax mexicanus isolate ESR-SI-001 chromosome 15, AstMex3_surface, whole genome shotgun sequence genomic DNA includes:
- the LOC125781279 gene encoding uncharacterized protein LOC125781279 → MIPVVLEEAPLDPDSREMWYIMTRRQHLLSRRIILLEMKEFLKNNSLTGGVLENDDEDGPSELDKIDNELQSLSDRETALVNRRCLWEKQGILSETTRESSVIEPECVTPEGNKKDVMFSGVCILPNVITTQDLITEQPLEINVEPNQESSEDGVVDVENLAYAAGKVRCPSCQQNITTEIQYKVGKSSYFLCLIAIFMGCVAGCCLLPFFLNYFKEVCHVCPSCHTEIRKVRRM, encoded by the exons ATGATTCCAGTGGTACTTGAGGAGGCCCCTCTTGACCCGGACTCCAGAGAGATGTGGTATATCATGACCAGGCGGCAACACCTGCTGTCCCGCCGGATCATCTTGCTGGAaatgaaggagttcctgaagaACAACAGCTTAACTGGAG GTGTTCTGGAGAACGACGACGAAGATGGACCATCAGAACTAGACAAAATAGATAATGAGCTCCAGTCCCTGTCAGACAGAGAGACTGCACTGGTTAACAGAAGGTGTTTGTGGGAAAAGCAAGGGATCCTCTCTGAAACAACAAGAGAATCGTCAGTCATTG AGCCTGAGTGCGTCACACCTGAAGGGAACAAGAAAGATGTAATGTTTTCAGGAGTGTGCATCCTTCCAAATGTCATCACAACACAGGATTTGATCACAG aGCAGCCGCTAGAAATTAACGTGGAACCCAACCAAG AGAGCTCAGAGGATGGAGTGGTGGACGTGGAGAACCTTGCCTATGCTGCTGGTAAAGTACGCTGTCCCTCCTGCCAGCAGAACATCACCACTGAGATCCAGTATAAAGTGGGGAAATCGTCCTATTTTCTCTGCCTGATTGCCATATTCATGGG CTGTGTTGCTGGATGCTGCCTGTTGCCTTTCTTTCTGAACTACTTTAAAGAAGTCTGCCACGTGTGTCCTTCCTGCCACACGGAAATCCGCAAAGTCCGTCGGATGTAA